In one bacterium genomic region, the following are encoded:
- a CDS encoding tyrosine recombinase XerC, whose product MEQQVKEFIRHLSLRRKYSAHTVDAYGRDLAEFCAFVREYTGTAEPDPAGIDRTTVRAWLARLARLERARTTINRKLAAVRGFMAWLLRSGQTGANPAAAVTSLKTEKRHPQYLTEGQADQLLEVFGDGSLRSLCAQAMLELFYSSGLRLSELVSLNLGQMDFSRLTVRVLGKGSKERIVPFGSVAAEAIQAYLAERRKSEGRLGPESPLFLGPRGGRVNRRFIERLVGQACALAGDSRRLGPHALRHSFATHLLDRGADLVAISEMLGHSSLSTTQKYTHLTVERLKKVYRQAHPRSGE is encoded by the coding sequence GTGGAACAGCAGGTCAAGGAATTCATCCGTCATCTGAGCCTCCGGCGCAAGTACTCGGCGCACACGGTTGACGCTTACGGGCGCGACCTCGCCGAGTTTTGCGCTTTTGTGCGTGAGTACACCGGCACGGCGGAGCCCGACCCGGCCGGGATCGACCGGACCACGGTGCGCGCCTGGCTGGCCAGACTGGCGCGTCTGGAACGTGCCCGGACCACGATCAACCGCAAGCTGGCCGCGGTGCGCGGGTTCATGGCCTGGCTGCTGCGTTCCGGCCAGACAGGCGCCAACCCGGCTGCGGCGGTGACCTCGCTCAAGACCGAGAAACGTCACCCGCAGTACCTGACCGAGGGCCAGGCCGACCAGTTACTGGAGGTGTTCGGTGACGGCAGCCTGAGGAGCCTGTGCGCCCAGGCCATGCTGGAGCTGTTCTATTCCTCGGGCCTGCGCTTGAGCGAGCTGGTCAGCCTGAACCTGGGCCAGATGGACTTTTCCCGGCTCACGGTGCGCGTGCTGGGTAAGGGTTCGAAAGAAAGGATCGTGCCGTTCGGGAGCGTGGCGGCCGAGGCGATCCAGGCCTACCTGGCCGAGCGGCGCAAGAGCGAGGGCCGTCTGGGTCCCGAGTCGCCTCTGTTCCTGGGCCCTCGCGGCGGACGGGTCAACCGGCGCTTCATCGAGCGCCTGGTGGGCCAGGCCTGCGCCCTGGCCGGCGACTCGCGCCGCTTGGGGCCGCACGCCCTGCGCCACAGTTTCGCCACGCACCTGCTCGACCGCGGGGCGGACCTGGTGGCGATCTCCGAGATGTTGGGCCACAGCAGCCTGTCCACCACCCAGAAATACACCCACCTCACTGTCGAGCGCCTCAAGAAAGTCTACCGCCAGGCTCACCCGCGCAGCGGCGAATAA
- the topA gene encoding type I DNA topoisomerase, with protein sequence MSKNLVIVESPAKARTLGKYLGDGFEVRASMGHVIDLPEKKLGVDLDNDFQPTYQVIPGKNKVINELKRAAGSAGEIFLAPDPDREGEAIAWHLAGILGRDSARVHRVMFNEITKSAVLAAMQHPTTLNQSLFEAQQARRILDRLVGYQISPLLWKTVRRGLSAGRVQSVAVRMVCEREREIQEYIQKEYWSIEALLATELKERFEARLYSVDGLRLVTRPDAEAERKDRFWVRDADTAGALAAELRSIASYTVRQVERKEKRRSAAPPFITSTMQREAAVTFGWPAKKTMQVAQTLYEGVDLGAEGTVGLITYMRTDSTRLAETAIEEARALIAKEFGEQYVPEKPIHYVSKKGNVQDAHEAIRATSAFRRPEQVRRHLTPDQNKLYTLVWSRFVACQMKAAVYDQTTVDIEAGPRFVLRAVGSIMRFAGFTRVYHESLEKTQSKNGNSDGSEPENDEDRLLPPLEEGQKVAPLDVTPNQHFTQPPPRYTESSLIRELEANGIGRPSTYATIMSTILDKGYVERLKGALKPTELGFTVNSLLVEKFPEILNVKFTARMEGRLDEVEEGQQDWHVVLHEFYDSFKPALETALANRQKVTVSTEIACEQCGAPMVIRWSRHGEFLGCSNFPQCKNTRQFKRDERGGLQIVTEQVTGETCSKCGSPMARKNGPYGPFLACTNYPACSEIRPVTTGIACPREGCKGELSERRSRRGKTFWGCTAYPACDYASWDRPIDTVCPTCGARPLFEKTGRRMHYIYCEACKGKFSEEQLAHAAGSPSGEGGPKG encoded by the coding sequence ATGTCGAAGAACCTGGTCATAGTCGAGTCGCCAGCCAAGGCGCGCACCCTGGGCAAGTACCTGGGGGATGGATTCGAGGTGCGCGCGTCGATGGGCCACGTGATCGACCTGCCGGAAAAGAAGCTGGGAGTGGACCTGGACAATGATTTCCAGCCCACTTACCAGGTGATCCCCGGCAAGAACAAAGTCATAAACGAACTCAAGCGCGCCGCCGGCTCGGCCGGCGAGATATTCCTCGCCCCTGATCCGGACCGCGAGGGCGAGGCCATCGCCTGGCACCTGGCCGGCATCCTGGGACGCGACAGCGCGCGGGTGCACCGGGTGATGTTCAACGAGATCACCAAGAGCGCCGTTCTGGCCGCCATGCAGCACCCGACCACGCTCAACCAGAGCCTGTTCGAGGCCCAGCAGGCCCGCCGCATCCTCGACCGCCTGGTGGGCTACCAGATCAGCCCGCTGCTCTGGAAAACCGTGCGGCGCGGGCTTTCGGCCGGGCGCGTGCAGTCGGTGGCCGTGCGGATGGTCTGCGAGCGCGAGCGCGAGATACAGGAATACATCCAGAAAGAGTACTGGAGCATCGAGGCCCTGCTGGCCACCGAGCTGAAAGAGCGTTTCGAGGCCCGGTTGTACTCGGTGGACGGTCTGCGGCTGGTCACCCGGCCCGACGCGGAGGCCGAGCGCAAGGACCGTTTCTGGGTGCGGGACGCCGATACGGCGGGTGCGCTGGCCGCCGAGCTGCGCTCAATCGCCAGCTACACGGTGCGCCAGGTGGAGCGCAAGGAGAAGCGCCGCAGCGCGGCGCCGCCTTTCATCACCAGCACCATGCAGCGCGAGGCTGCGGTCACTTTCGGCTGGCCGGCCAAGAAAACGATGCAGGTGGCCCAGACCCTTTACGAGGGCGTGGACCTGGGCGCCGAGGGCACGGTGGGGCTCATCACCTACATGCGAACCGACTCCACCCGCCTGGCCGAGACCGCCATCGAGGAGGCACGCGCCCTGATCGCCAAGGAGTTCGGCGAGCAGTACGTGCCCGAAAAGCCGATCCATTACGTGAGCAAGAAAGGCAACGTGCAGGACGCCCACGAGGCTATCCGCGCCACCTCCGCTTTCCGCCGCCCCGAGCAGGTGCGCCGCCACCTCACCCCCGACCAGAACAAGCTCTACACCCTGGTCTGGTCGCGCTTTGTCGCCTGCCAGATGAAAGCCGCGGTCTACGACCAGACCACAGTGGACATCGAGGCCGGGCCGCGCTTTGTCCTGCGCGCCGTGGGCAGCATTATGCGCTTCGCCGGGTTCACCCGGGTCTACCACGAGAGCCTGGAGAAAACCCAGTCCAAAAACGGCAACAGCGACGGGTCCGAGCCGGAGAACGATGAGGACCGTCTCCTGCCGCCGCTCGAGGAGGGCCAGAAAGTGGCGCCTCTCGATGTTACCCCGAACCAGCATTTCACCCAGCCGCCGCCGCGCTACACGGAAAGCTCGCTCATCCGTGAGCTGGAGGCCAACGGCATCGGACGGCCCTCGACCTATGCCACGATCATGAGCACGATCCTGGACAAGGGCTACGTGGAGCGGCTCAAGGGGGCGCTCAAGCCCACCGAGCTGGGCTTTACGGTCAACAGCCTGCTGGTGGAGAAATTCCCCGAGATCCTGAACGTCAAGTTCACCGCCCGGATGGAGGGTCGTCTGGACGAGGTGGAGGAGGGGCAGCAGGACTGGCACGTCGTGCTGCACGAGTTCTACGACAGTTTCAAGCCGGCCCTGGAAACGGCCCTGGCCAACCGTCAGAAAGTCACTGTCTCCACGGAGATCGCCTGCGAGCAGTGCGGCGCGCCGATGGTGATCCGCTGGAGCCGCCACGGCGAGTTCCTGGGCTGCTCCAATTTCCCGCAGTGCAAGAACACGCGCCAGTTCAAGCGCGATGAGCGCGGCGGCCTCCAGATCGTGACCGAGCAGGTGACCGGCGAGACATGCAGCAAGTGCGGCAGCCCGATGGCCCGCAAGAACGGTCCCTACGGGCCGTTCCTGGCCTGCACCAACTACCCGGCGTGCAGCGAGATCCGTCCTGTCACCACCGGGATCGCCTGCCCGCGCGAGGGCTGCAAGGGTGAGCTGAGCGAGCGCCGCTCCCGCCGCGGCAAGACTTTCTGGGGCTGTACGGCCTACCCGGCCTGCGACTACGCCTCCTGGGACCGCCCGATCGACACGGTCTGCCCCACCTGCGGGGCGCGCCCGCTGTTCGAGAAGACCGGCCGCCGCATGCACTACATCTACTGCGAGGCCTGCAAGGGTAAGTTTAGCGAGGAGCAGCTGGCCCACGCCGCCGGCTCCCCGTCTGGAGAGGGCGGGCCCAAGGGTTGA
- a CDS encoding DUF494 domain-containing protein, translating into MQGNVEEIITYMNSRFRTYEVFERQLRTITRELMERGYTLDEIVKGINAYLLQLEPQSTDSRQREKNLSRARSFRVLDESEARRIGPGAQGYLWLMREMGMLSPQECEEIIAYILENELEVESGEQLQGVMMDLILDQDATREGLAEADDFSGFETFEDQSLRPLQRRRLN; encoded by the coding sequence GTGCAGGGTAACGTAGAAGAGATCATCACCTACATGAACAGCCGCTTCCGCACCTACGAGGTGTTCGAGCGCCAGTTGCGCACGATAACCCGCGAGCTGATGGAACGCGGCTACACCCTGGATGAGATAGTCAAAGGGATCAACGCCTACCTTCTGCAGCTCGAGCCGCAGAGCACCGATTCGCGCCAGCGCGAGAAAAACCTGTCGCGCGCCCGCTCTTTCCGGGTGCTGGATGAGTCCGAGGCCCGGCGTATCGGGCCGGGGGCGCAGGGCTATCTCTGGCTGATGCGCGAGATGGGCATGCTCAGTCCCCAGGAGTGCGAGGAGATAATCGCCTACATCCTGGAGAACGAGCTGGAGGTGGAGAGCGGCGAGCAGCTTCAGGGGGTGATGATGGACCTGATCCTGGACCAGGACGCCACACGGGAGGGCCTGGCCGAGGCGGATGATTTCAGCGGTTTCGAGACTTTCGAGGACCAGAGCCTGCGTCCGCTGCAGCGGCGCCGCCTCAATTGA
- a CDS encoding shikimate kinase, translated as MTQPQRLFFGKPSLSLTGFMFSGKSSVGRALARKLGLEFVDLDTQIVARAGKKIERIFREDGEAAFRAIERQVVREVLPVPGQIVAAGGGAVIDDENRGLMRRHSCVVWLKISPETVLDRLRSSRGRVRPLLKVEDPEAEIRRLLEERSRYYEQCDLAVDTDGLGVRAVARRLIAALERQSGSSRPDGISGVDPTVDTDNGHGGCECRVT; from the coding sequence ATGACTCAGCCGCAGAGACTATTTTTCGGTAAGCCGAGCCTGAGCCTGACCGGTTTCATGTTCTCGGGCAAGAGCAGTGTGGGACGGGCGCTGGCGCGCAAGCTGGGCCTGGAGTTCGTCGACCTGGACACGCAGATAGTCGCGCGTGCGGGCAAGAAAATCGAGCGGATTTTCCGGGAGGACGGCGAGGCGGCGTTCCGGGCCATCGAGCGCCAGGTGGTGCGCGAGGTGCTGCCCGTGCCGGGCCAGATCGTGGCCGCGGGCGGCGGTGCGGTGATCGACGACGAGAACCGCGGCCTGATGCGCAGACACAGTTGCGTGGTCTGGCTCAAAATCAGTCCCGAGACCGTGCTGGACCGGCTGCGTTCCAGCCGGGGGCGGGTGCGGCCCCTGCTCAAGGTCGAGGATCCGGAGGCCGAGATTCGCCGCCTGTTGGAGGAACGCAGCCGGTACTACGAGCAGTGCGACCTGGCCGTGGATACGGATGGCCTGGGAGTGCGGGCGGTGGCGCGACGGTTGATCGCCGCCCTGGAGCGACAGTCGGGGAGCAGCCGACCGGATGGGATATCCGGGGTGGACCCGACAGTGGATACAGATAACGGCCACGGAGGATGTGAGTGCAGGGTAACGTAG
- the aroC gene encoding chorismate synthase, translating into MFRFLTAGESHGQCLNTIIDDFPAGVNLTAAQIDRDLARRQLGYGRGDRMKIESDRCQIVAGVRGQLTLGSPIALLIWNRDWVNWERVMNPDENDPELVASKLVTNPRPGHADLTGALKYAHSDVRNVLERASARETTSRVAVGAVAKALLTHFDIHVCSHVIALGEVSAPGWSFDCGIDPAAISELADRSDVRCLDPEATKAIIERIARAKEEKDTLGGIFEVVVTGLPPGLGSYTQWDRRLDSRLVRALVSIPAVKGAEVGSAFDNCRRPGSTVHDEIFLREPGQTVPGRPNHIGRYWRKTNRAGGAEGGMSNGEPIILHAAKKPIPTVMKPLWTVDLATGKPVQASTERSDVCALPAASVVGEAVVAIELATVFLETFGGANLLDIEANYRNYLKRIS; encoded by the coding sequence ATGTTCCGTTTCCTCACCGCTGGCGAAAGCCACGGCCAGTGCCTGAACACCATAATCGACGATTTCCCGGCCGGAGTGAATCTTACCGCCGCCCAGATCGACCGCGACCTGGCCCGCCGTCAACTGGGCTACGGGCGCGGCGACCGGATGAAAATCGAGAGCGACCGCTGCCAAATCGTGGCCGGTGTGCGCGGACAGCTCACCCTGGGCAGCCCGATCGCGCTTCTCATCTGGAACCGCGACTGGGTCAACTGGGAACGGGTGATGAACCCGGACGAGAACGACCCGGAGCTGGTGGCGTCGAAACTTGTCACCAACCCGCGGCCCGGCCACGCCGACCTGACCGGGGCGCTCAAGTACGCGCATTCGGATGTGCGTAACGTGCTGGAGCGCGCCAGCGCCCGCGAGACCACCTCGCGCGTGGCCGTGGGGGCGGTGGCCAAGGCCCTGCTCACGCATTTCGACATCCATGTCTGCTCGCACGTGATCGCCCTGGGCGAGGTGTCGGCCCCCGGCTGGAGCTTCGACTGTGGGATCGACCCGGCGGCGATCAGCGAGCTGGCCGACCGCAGCGATGTGCGCTGCCTGGACCCGGAGGCGACCAAAGCTATCATCGAGCGGATCGCCCGGGCCAAGGAAGAGAAAGACACCCTGGGCGGCATCTTCGAGGTGGTGGTCACCGGGCTTCCACCGGGGCTCGGCAGCTACACCCAGTGGGACCGCCGCCTGGACTCGCGCCTGGTGCGGGCCCTGGTCTCGATCCCGGCGGTCAAGGGGGCCGAGGTGGGCAGCGCGTTCGACAACTGCCGCCGTCCGGGAAGCACGGTGCACGATGAGATATTCCTGCGCGAGCCGGGCCAGACTGTACCCGGACGGCCGAATCATATCGGCCGCTACTGGCGCAAGACCAACCGCGCCGGGGGCGCCGAGGGCGGGATGTCCAACGGTGAGCCGATAATCCTGCACGCGGCCAAGAAACCCATCCCCACGGTGATGAAGCCACTCTGGACCGTGGACCTGGCCACAGGCAAGCCTGTGCAGGCCTCCACCGAGCGCAGCGATGTCTGCGCCCTGCCGGCGGCCAGTGTGGTGGGTGAGGCGGTGGTGGCCATCGAGCTGGCCACGGTTTTCCTCGAGACGTTCGGCGGGGCGAACCTACTTGACATCGAGGCCAACTACCGCAATTATCTAAAAAGAATCTCATGA
- a CDS encoding magnesium transporter CorA family protein, which produces MRMVLLVDNGVIRDDSQEQGDIMVYVAPDNHEKRYLTEKLRLDSYDIESALDPDEVSRIELAQERVSIIWKQPKSATIDEQFQLEVSSMGLFLQDEHLIIVMSEGSVPFSAKEFQRVSSLTDFLLRYLLHTVRHYVGHLKVIKQLSGTLESKITSSMENQYLLQMFALSESLVYYLDAIEANGAVLAKLRNMADRLALRREQVDFLDDVLLENQQCARQANIYSTILSGLMDARGTIVNNNMNVLLKNLTLINIVFLPLNLVASILGMSEFTVMTGNMDWRVSYSLFTLGMVLFGWLTWLLVVRIIERYPDGQTRKSIHKA; this is translated from the coding sequence ATGCGGATGGTATTACTGGTCGACAACGGTGTGATCCGGGATGACTCGCAAGAGCAGGGCGACATCATGGTTTATGTCGCTCCGGACAACCATGAGAAGCGTTATCTCACAGAAAAGCTGCGGCTGGATTCTTACGACATCGAATCGGCGCTCGACCCGGACGAGGTCTCGCGCATTGAGTTAGCCCAGGAACGTGTCTCAATCATCTGGAAGCAGCCGAAAAGCGCGACAATCGATGAGCAGTTCCAACTTGAAGTCTCATCCATGGGCCTGTTCCTGCAGGACGAGCATCTGATAATAGTCATGAGTGAAGGCTCAGTCCCGTTTTCAGCCAAGGAGTTCCAGCGGGTATCCTCGCTGACGGATTTTCTGCTGCGTTATCTTCTGCACACGGTCCGTCACTATGTCGGGCATCTTAAGGTGATCAAGCAGCTCAGCGGCACCCTGGAGTCGAAGATAACCTCCTCCATGGAGAACCAGTACCTGCTGCAGATGTTCGCGCTCAGCGAGAGCCTTGTGTACTACCTTGACGCGATCGAGGCCAACGGCGCGGTGCTGGCCAAGCTCAGGAACATGGCGGACAGACTCGCTTTGCGCAGGGAACAGGTCGATTTCCTGGACGACGTGCTGCTGGAGAACCAGCAGTGCGCCCGTCAGGCAAATATATACAGCACGATCCTTTCGGGCCTGATGGACGCCCGCGGGACTATTGTCAACAACAACATGAACGTCCTGCTCAAGAACTTGACCCTGATCAACATCGTGTTCCTGCCGCTCAACCTGGTGGCGAGCATCCTCGGGATGTCGGAGTTCACCGTGATGACCGGGAACATGGACTGGAGGGTTTCGTACTCCCTTTTCACGCTTGGCATGGTGCTGTTCGGCTGGCTGACTTGGCTGCTGGTGGTGCGGATAATCGAGCGCTACCCGGACGGCCAGACGCGCAAGTCGATACATAAGGCCTGA
- a CDS encoding PAS domain S-box protein: MHDFEMTKESMIRELVELRRLKSSLEKDLTRASLLEESLLESESRYRGLIENMPIVCYSFDREGRVLAWNWAAEDVYGYRKDQALGRLIYDLIATAATREATEKVVDGVFQGESYVGLKWNDRNREGVPGWRVGNAFPILRGNGEVEAGVSLVIDITAQEQAAESLRRSEEKYRDLVEHSGSLIMRVDTAGRITFFNEFAQRFFGWSEQEILGRHLLGTIVPLLDSTGADTRSALEDRLARPERYAVHECENVTRGGERVWVLWTRKAVLDDSGRVSHIFEVGQDITQRRKAEEQLRKLSYAVEQSPSVIVVTDLDGCIEYVNPKFTEMTGYSPEEVVGKAPRILKSGDHPSDFYRRLWLQISSGQIWRGEFHNRRKDGELYWESASISPVINERGEITHYIKVAEDRTQIRQLEEQLQLRQRMDSLGTLAGGIAHDFNNLLTGILGNLSLMEMDQDDLSGRQREYLQEAERSCQRASDLIRQFQSLTRSAASRAERTDVYDIAVEVFKLLGETTDRMIEKRIGFGPGLFFVMVDPSELHQVLLNLGTNSVQAVVERGVRQGDYIALLASGYTSLGHEDPTGLPGGRYVQLVFCDTGVGMSDEVKRRAFEPLFTTRGKEKRGQGLGLSMVYNIICNKSNGFIEIDSVPGRGTAINIYLPEVASGPTRPVTPVSATVRGGSETVLVVEDEELVRNLACRILESYGYRVLSASDGQEGLEVFARELDNIGVVVLDLTMPRMSGTMTFARLEQIQPEVRVIICTGHSDEDARRGILTRAKAFLTKPYQAEELARAVRKVLDEAPAGVN, translated from the coding sequence ATGCACGATTTCGAGATGACCAAGGAAAGCATGATTCGCGAGCTGGTCGAGTTGCGTCGCTTGAAATCCTCCCTCGAAAAGGACCTTACCCGGGCGAGCCTTCTGGAAGAATCCCTGCTGGAGAGCGAGTCGCGCTACCGGGGCCTGATCGAGAACATGCCCATTGTCTGTTACTCTTTCGACCGGGAGGGGCGGGTGCTGGCCTGGAACTGGGCCGCCGAGGATGTCTACGGCTACCGCAAGGACCAGGCGCTCGGTCGTCTTATTTACGACCTGATCGCCACCGCGGCCACCCGGGAAGCCACGGAAAAGGTGGTGGACGGTGTGTTCCAGGGCGAAAGCTATGTCGGCCTGAAATGGAACGACCGCAACCGCGAGGGTGTGCCGGGCTGGCGGGTGGGCAACGCTTTCCCGATCCTGCGCGGCAACGGCGAGGTGGAGGCCGGGGTCAGCCTGGTGATCGATATCACCGCCCAGGAGCAGGCCGCCGAATCCCTTCGCCGCAGCGAGGAAAAGTACCGCGACCTGGTCGAGCACTCCGGCAGCCTGATCATGCGGGTGGACACCGCGGGCCGGATCACCTTTTTCAACGAGTTCGCCCAGCGCTTTTTCGGCTGGAGCGAGCAGGAGATACTGGGACGTCACCTGCTGGGGACCATCGTCCCGCTGCTCGATTCCACGGGCGCGGACACCCGTTCGGCCCTGGAGGACCGTCTGGCCCGCCCCGAGCGCTACGCGGTGCACGAGTGCGAGAACGTTACGCGAGGCGGAGAACGGGTCTGGGTGCTCTGGACCCGCAAGGCCGTGTTGGATGACTCCGGCCGCGTGTCGCACATTTTCGAGGTGGGCCAGGATATCACCCAGCGCCGCAAGGCCGAGGAGCAGTTGCGCAAGCTCTCCTATGCCGTAGAGCAGAGCCCCAGCGTGATCGTGGTCACCGACCTGGACGGGTGCATCGAGTACGTGAACCCCAAGTTTACCGAGATGACCGGCTACAGCCCCGAGGAGGTCGTGGGCAAGGCCCCCCGCATCCTCAAATCCGGCGACCACCCGAGCGATTTCTACCGCCGGCTCTGGCTGCAGATCAGCTCGGGACAGATCTGGCGCGGCGAGTTCCACAACCGCCGTAAGGACGGCGAGCTGTACTGGGAGTCGGCCTCCATCTCGCCGGTGATCAACGAGCGCGGCGAGATCACCCACTACATCAAGGTGGCCGAGGACCGCACCCAGATCCGCCAACTCGAGGAACAGCTCCAGTTGCGCCAGCGCATGGATTCGCTCGGCACCCTGGCTGGCGGGATCGCCCACGATTTCAACAACCTGCTCACCGGCATCCTGGGCAACCTCAGCCTGATGGAGATGGACCAGGACGATCTGAGCGGCCGTCAGCGCGAGTACCTCCAGGAGGCCGAGCGCTCCTGCCAGCGCGCCTCCGACCTGATCCGCCAGTTCCAGAGCCTGACCCGCAGCGCCGCCTCGCGCGCCGAGCGCACGGATGTCTACGATATCGCGGTGGAGGTGTTCAAGCTGCTGGGCGAGACCACCGACCGCATGATCGAGAAACGGATCGGTTTCGGGCCGGGCCTGTTCTTCGTGATGGTCGACCCCTCGGAACTGCACCAGGTGCTGCTCAACCTGGGCACCAATTCCGTGCAGGCCGTGGTCGAGCGCGGGGTGCGCCAGGGGGACTACATCGCCCTGCTGGCCTCGGGCTACACCAGTCTGGGCCATGAGGACCCCACCGGCCTGCCCGGGGGACGCTACGTGCAACTGGTTTTCTGCGACACCGGGGTGGGTATGTCCGACGAGGTCAAACGCCGGGCCTTCGAGCCGCTGTTCACCACCCGCGGCAAGGAGAAAAGGGGCCAGGGGCTGGGCCTTTCGATGGTCTACAACATCATCTGCAACAAGAGCAACGGCTTCATCGAGATCGACTCGGTGCCGGGACGCGGGACCGCGATCAACATCTACCTGCCCGAGGTGGCGTCCGGACCGACCCGGCCGGTCACCCCGGTTTCAGCCACGGTCAGGGGCGGCAGCGAGACTGTCCTGGTGGTGGAGGATGAGGAACTGGTGCGCAACCTGGCCTGCCGTATCCTCGAAAGCTACGGCTACCGGGTGCTGAGCGCCTCCGACGGCCAGGAGGGGCTGGAGGTGTTCGCCCGCGAGCTGGACAACATCGGCGTGGTGGTGCTCGACCTGACCATGCCCCGCATGAGCGGCACCATGACCTTTGCCCGGCTGGAGCAGATACAGCCCGAGGTGCGGGTCATAATCTGCACCGGACACAGCGATGAGGACGCCCGCCGGGGAATCCTCACCCGGGCGAAAGCTTTCCTGACCAAGCCCTACCAGGCCGAGGAACTGGCCCGTGCCGTGCGCAAGGTGCTGGATGAGGCCCCGGCCGGGGTGAATTGA